Proteins from a genomic interval of Harpia harpyja isolate bHarHar1 chromosome 9, bHarHar1 primary haplotype, whole genome shotgun sequence:
- the CCDC157 gene encoding coiled-coil domain-containing protein 157 isoform X1 gives MAHLLGHPGCMESLRADLRDLQAAIADVSSRAGAVRFPSWKFPDKVSCDLDLTALLERYSYAENDPEFTQHSHVVLLELVIDRRLLLLLQSFTGYAENLLSKQAVPPAQTVGPCMSAGLTVRRYWCSMLKLGAFYQQLLAEKTACRKEIPMLQCLPQAGKPEKERLKHCLPDVLELRTSTEVTQSTSLCPSSSVCAPDSDASGSSLPRAACSMAESSRSIPTQTTGLSLEPCDTCASAQASLREVGKAITSICQSQNIPSALSRFQDTVEGTTGKMTLSATDVNYWASEQSKDLSRISKHLQMLLQQVNPLKSELEESEKQKDKLRKQVEDFSQLLQVEKETQAQQRKEAEQSLEVKNKEYLEAVARLERDKDDLRRGAALLEERFSALKEELAVKQAAVQELEVSKMTLLEEMRTTMVARGRLLELEEKVELLTGQRESLGQELSATTTQLEKEKAKVESTLRHQESLQAKQRALLQQLDSLDQEREELQASLGEAEEDKARLAEQLEESQEQSRQQLRAQQELLDALQQEKLSLEQSVSELQANVSRLEEQARELKERERLLVFFPELHVPAEMQFESTGSLTKDMEKQLQANSIRISVLEEENVRLRSALAKVKAAAEQGVLKLVPQTQLWSPLGGEAGRQDAGRPSSQGSRDSRGTHGRTDEARQRAPSSQRLKPLSAESTCKAGLCLSLPAEGLVLNPAEPRGRGRPCPRSSHRAGGYRK, from the exons ATGGCGCACCTCCTGGGCCACCCCGGCTGCATGGAGAGCCTGCGGGCCGACCTGAGGGACCTGCAGGCAGCTATTGCCGACGTCTCCTCCCGAGCCGGGGCTGTGCGTTTCCCCTCCTGGAAGTTCCCCGATAAAGTGTCCTGCGACCTGGACCTGACAGCGCTGCTGGAGCGGTACAGTTATGCCGAGAACGACCCCGAATTCACCCAGCACTCCCACgtggtgctgctggagctggtgatAGACAG aagactgctgctgctgcttcagagctTCACGGGCTATGCAGAAAACCTGCTCAGCAAGCAAGCTGTCCCCCCGGCGCAGACAGTGGGACCCTGCATGTCCGCAGGGCTGACCGTGAGGAGGTACTGGTGCAGCATGCTGAAACTGGGGGCCTTCtaccagcagctcctggctgag AAGACGGCTTGCAGGAAGGAGATCCCCATGCTGCAATGCCTTCCCCAGGCTGGGAAACCTGAGAAGGAGCGCCTGAAACACTGCTTGCCTGACGTTTTGGAGTTAAGAACTTCCACAGAAGTCACCCAGTCCACTTCTCTATGCCCGTCATCAAGTGTCTGTGCACCAGACAGTGATGCCtcaggcagctccctgcccagggctgcctgcagcaTGGCCGAGAGCAGCCGCAGCATCCCCACGCAGACGACTGGGTTGTCTCTGGAACCCTGTGACACCTGCGCCAGTGCACAAGCCAGCCTCCGTGAGGTCGGCAAAGCCATCACCAGCATCTGCCAGAGCCAGAACATCCCCTCAGCTCTCAGTAGGTTCCAGGACACGGTGGAGGGGACCACAGGGAAAATGACCCTCTCTGCAACGGATGTGAACTACTGGGCCTCAGAGCAGAGCAAGGACCTCTCCCGGATCAGCAAACACCtccagatgctgctgcagcaggtcaACCCTCTGAAGTCTGAGCTGGAGGAGtcagagaagcagaaggacaAGCTGCGGAAACAGGTTGAGGACTTTTCCCAGTTGCTTCAGGTGGAGAAGGAGACCCAAGcgcagcagaggaaggaggctGAGCAGAGCCTGGAAGTAAAGAACAAAGAGTATTTAGAGGCTGTAGCCAGGCTGGAGCGGGACAAGGATGACCTACGGAGAG gagctgctctgctggaagAGCGATTCTCTGCCTTAAAGGAAGAACTGGCTGTGAAGCAGGCTGCTGTGCAGGAGCTGG AGGTCAGCAAGATGACCTTGCTGGAGGAGATGAGGACCACGATGGTGGCCAGGGGCCGGCTactggagctggaggagaaggtggagCTGCTCACCGGCCAGCGGGAGAGCCTGGGCCAGGAGTTGAGTGCCACCACCacccagctggagaaggagaaggccAAAGTGGAGAGCACGCTGAGGCACCAAGAG TCCCTGCAGGCCAAGCAGAgggccctgctgcagcagctcgACAGCCTGGACCAGGAGCGTGAGGAGCTGCAAGCCAGCCTGGGAGAGGCCGAAGAGGACAAGgccaggctggcagagcagctggaggagagccaggagcagagcaggcaacAGCTACGGGCGCAGCAG GAGCTGCTGGATGCactgcagcaggagaagctgagCCTGGAGCAGTCTGTCTCAGAGCTGCAAGCGAATGTGtccaggctggaggagcaggcgCGGGAGCTGAAGGAGCGGGAGAGGCTCCTGGTGTTCTTCCCCGAGCTCCACGTCCCTGCTGAGATGCAGTTTGAGA GCACTGGGAGCTTGACCAAGGAcatggagaagcagctgcaggcCAACAGCATCCGGATCAGcgtgctggaggaggagaatgTGCGGCTCAGGTCTGCGCTAGCCAAGGTGAAGGCAGCTGCTGAGCAGGGCGTGCTGAAG ctCGTCCCGCAGACCCAGCTGTGGTCTCCTCTCGGTGGGGAGGCCGGCAGGCAGGACGCAGG GCGGCCGAGCAGCCaaggcagcagggacagcagagGGACGCACGGACGCACAGACGAGGCCCGGCAGCGAGCTCCCAGCAGCCAGCGGCTGAAGCCGCTCTCGGCAGAGTCCACGTGCAAAGCCGGACTCTGCCTCTCGCTCCCGGCTGAGGGCTTGGTGCTCAACCCCGCCGAGCCAAGGGGGAGAGGCAGACCATGCCCCCGCTCCTCTCACCGCGCCGGTGGCTACCGCAAATAA
- the CCDC157 gene encoding coiled-coil domain-containing protein 157 isoform X6 has translation MAHLLGHPGCMESLRADLRDLQAAIADVSSRAGAVRFPSWKFPDKVSCDLDLTALLERYSYAENDPEFTQHSHVVLLELVIDRRLLLLLQSFTGYAENLLSKQAVPPAQTVGPCMSAGLTVRRYWCSMLKLGAFYQQLLAEKTACRKEIPMLQCLPQAGKPEKERLKHCLPDVLELRTSTEVTQSTSLCPSSSVCAPDSDASGSSLPRAACSMAESSRSIPTQTTGLSLEPCDTCASAQASLREVGKAITSICQSQNIPSALSRFQDTVEGTTGKMTLSATDVNYWASEQSKDLSRISKHLQMLLQQVNPLKSELEESEKQKDKLRKQVEDFSQLLQVEKETQAQQRKEAEQSLEVKNKEYLEAVARLERDKDDLRRGAALLEERFSALKEELAVKQAAVQELEVSKMTLLEEMRTTMVARGRLLELEEKVELLTGQRESLGQELSATTTQLEKEKAKVESTLRHQESLQAKQRALLQQLDSLDQEREELQASLGEAEEDKARLAEQLEESQEQSRQQLRAQQELLDALQQEKLSLEQSVSELQANVSRLEEQARELKERERLLVFFPELHVPAEMQFESTGSLTKDMEKQLQANSIRISVLEEENVRLRSALAKVKAAAEQGVLKVRLHPSHGPRRCPTSPGDRFPVCVPL, from the exons ATGGCGCACCTCCTGGGCCACCCCGGCTGCATGGAGAGCCTGCGGGCCGACCTGAGGGACCTGCAGGCAGCTATTGCCGACGTCTCCTCCCGAGCCGGGGCTGTGCGTTTCCCCTCCTGGAAGTTCCCCGATAAAGTGTCCTGCGACCTGGACCTGACAGCGCTGCTGGAGCGGTACAGTTATGCCGAGAACGACCCCGAATTCACCCAGCACTCCCACgtggtgctgctggagctggtgatAGACAG aagactgctgctgctgcttcagagctTCACGGGCTATGCAGAAAACCTGCTCAGCAAGCAAGCTGTCCCCCCGGCGCAGACAGTGGGACCCTGCATGTCCGCAGGGCTGACCGTGAGGAGGTACTGGTGCAGCATGCTGAAACTGGGGGCCTTCtaccagcagctcctggctgag AAGACGGCTTGCAGGAAGGAGATCCCCATGCTGCAATGCCTTCCCCAGGCTGGGAAACCTGAGAAGGAGCGCCTGAAACACTGCTTGCCTGACGTTTTGGAGTTAAGAACTTCCACAGAAGTCACCCAGTCCACTTCTCTATGCCCGTCATCAAGTGTCTGTGCACCAGACAGTGATGCCtcaggcagctccctgcccagggctgcctgcagcaTGGCCGAGAGCAGCCGCAGCATCCCCACGCAGACGACTGGGTTGTCTCTGGAACCCTGTGACACCTGCGCCAGTGCACAAGCCAGCCTCCGTGAGGTCGGCAAAGCCATCACCAGCATCTGCCAGAGCCAGAACATCCCCTCAGCTCTCAGTAGGTTCCAGGACACGGTGGAGGGGACCACAGGGAAAATGACCCTCTCTGCAACGGATGTGAACTACTGGGCCTCAGAGCAGAGCAAGGACCTCTCCCGGATCAGCAAACACCtccagatgctgctgcagcaggtcaACCCTCTGAAGTCTGAGCTGGAGGAGtcagagaagcagaaggacaAGCTGCGGAAACAGGTTGAGGACTTTTCCCAGTTGCTTCAGGTGGAGAAGGAGACCCAAGcgcagcagaggaaggaggctGAGCAGAGCCTGGAAGTAAAGAACAAAGAGTATTTAGAGGCTGTAGCCAGGCTGGAGCGGGACAAGGATGACCTACGGAGAG gagctgctctgctggaagAGCGATTCTCTGCCTTAAAGGAAGAACTGGCTGTGAAGCAGGCTGCTGTGCAGGAGCTGG AGGTCAGCAAGATGACCTTGCTGGAGGAGATGAGGACCACGATGGTGGCCAGGGGCCGGCTactggagctggaggagaaggtggagCTGCTCACCGGCCAGCGGGAGAGCCTGGGCCAGGAGTTGAGTGCCACCACCacccagctggagaaggagaaggccAAAGTGGAGAGCACGCTGAGGCACCAAGAG TCCCTGCAGGCCAAGCAGAgggccctgctgcagcagctcgACAGCCTGGACCAGGAGCGTGAGGAGCTGCAAGCCAGCCTGGGAGAGGCCGAAGAGGACAAGgccaggctggcagagcagctggaggagagccaggagcagagcaggcaacAGCTACGGGCGCAGCAG GAGCTGCTGGATGCactgcagcaggagaagctgagCCTGGAGCAGTCTGTCTCAGAGCTGCAAGCGAATGTGtccaggctggaggagcaggcgCGGGAGCTGAAGGAGCGGGAGAGGCTCCTGGTGTTCTTCCCCGAGCTCCACGTCCCTGCTGAGATGCAGTTTGAGA GCACTGGGAGCTTGACCAAGGAcatggagaagcagctgcaggcCAACAGCATCCGGATCAGcgtgctggaggaggagaatgTGCGGCTCAGGTCTGCGCTAGCCAAGGTGAAGGCAGCTGCTGAGCAGGGCGTGCTGAAGGTGAGGCTGCACCCAAGCCACGGCCCCCGGCGCTGTCCCACATCCCCTGGAGACCGGTTCCCTGTTTGTGTACCCTTGTAG
- the CCDC157 gene encoding coiled-coil domain-containing protein 157 isoform X8 encodes MDHLQPTLFNLGPVFVLCSLHQKTACRKEIPMLQCLPQAGKPEKERLKHCLPDVLELRTSTEVTQSTSLCPSSSVCAPDSDASGSSLPRAACSMAESSRSIPTQTTGLSLEPCDTCASAQASLREVGKAITSICQSQNIPSALSRFQDTVEGTTGKMTLSATDVNYWASEQSKDLSRISKHLQMLLQQVNPLKSELEESEKQKDKLRKQVEDFSQLLQVEKETQAQQRKEAEQSLEVKNKEYLEAVARLERDKDDLRRGAALLEERFSALKEELAVKQAAVQELEVSKMTLLEEMRTTMVARGRLLELEEKVELLTGQRESLGQELSATTTQLEKEKAKVESTLRHQESLQAKQRALLQQLDSLDQEREELQASLGEAEEDKARLAEQLEESQEQSRQQLRAQQELLDALQQEKLSLEQSVSELQANVSRLEEQARELKERERLLVFFPELHVPAEMQFESTGSLTKDMEKQLQANSIRISVLEEENVRLRSALAKVKAAAEQGVLKLVPQTQLWSPLGGEAGRQDAGRPSSQGSRDSRGTHGRTDEARQRAPSSQRLKPLSAESTCKAGLCLSLPAEGLVLNPAEPRGRGRPCPRSSHRAGGYRK; translated from the exons ATGGATCATTTGCAGCCAACTCTGTTTAATCTGGGCCCTGTTTTTGTTCTGTGCTCTCTCCACCAGAAGACGGCTTGCAGGAAGGAGATCCCCATGCTGCAATGCCTTCCCCAGGCTGGGAAACCTGAGAAGGAGCGCCTGAAACACTGCTTGCCTGACGTTTTGGAGTTAAGAACTTCCACAGAAGTCACCCAGTCCACTTCTCTATGCCCGTCATCAAGTGTCTGTGCACCAGACAGTGATGCCtcaggcagctccctgcccagggctgcctgcagcaTGGCCGAGAGCAGCCGCAGCATCCCCACGCAGACGACTGGGTTGTCTCTGGAACCCTGTGACACCTGCGCCAGTGCACAAGCCAGCCTCCGTGAGGTCGGCAAAGCCATCACCAGCATCTGCCAGAGCCAGAACATCCCCTCAGCTCTCAGTAGGTTCCAGGACACGGTGGAGGGGACCACAGGGAAAATGACCCTCTCTGCAACGGATGTGAACTACTGGGCCTCAGAGCAGAGCAAGGACCTCTCCCGGATCAGCAAACACCtccagatgctgctgcagcaggtcaACCCTCTGAAGTCTGAGCTGGAGGAGtcagagaagcagaaggacaAGCTGCGGAAACAGGTTGAGGACTTTTCCCAGTTGCTTCAGGTGGAGAAGGAGACCCAAGcgcagcagaggaaggaggctGAGCAGAGCCTGGAAGTAAAGAACAAAGAGTATTTAGAGGCTGTAGCCAGGCTGGAGCGGGACAAGGATGACCTACGGAGAG gagctgctctgctggaagAGCGATTCTCTGCCTTAAAGGAAGAACTGGCTGTGAAGCAGGCTGCTGTGCAGGAGCTGG AGGTCAGCAAGATGACCTTGCTGGAGGAGATGAGGACCACGATGGTGGCCAGGGGCCGGCTactggagctggaggagaaggtggagCTGCTCACCGGCCAGCGGGAGAGCCTGGGCCAGGAGTTGAGTGCCACCACCacccagctggagaaggagaaggccAAAGTGGAGAGCACGCTGAGGCACCAAGAG TCCCTGCAGGCCAAGCAGAgggccctgctgcagcagctcgACAGCCTGGACCAGGAGCGTGAGGAGCTGCAAGCCAGCCTGGGAGAGGCCGAAGAGGACAAGgccaggctggcagagcagctggaggagagccaggagcagagcaggcaacAGCTACGGGCGCAGCAG GAGCTGCTGGATGCactgcagcaggagaagctgagCCTGGAGCAGTCTGTCTCAGAGCTGCAAGCGAATGTGtccaggctggaggagcaggcgCGGGAGCTGAAGGAGCGGGAGAGGCTCCTGGTGTTCTTCCCCGAGCTCCACGTCCCTGCTGAGATGCAGTTTGAGA GCACTGGGAGCTTGACCAAGGAcatggagaagcagctgcaggcCAACAGCATCCGGATCAGcgtgctggaggaggagaatgTGCGGCTCAGGTCTGCGCTAGCCAAGGTGAAGGCAGCTGCTGAGCAGGGCGTGCTGAAG ctCGTCCCGCAGACCCAGCTGTGGTCTCCTCTCGGTGGGGAGGCCGGCAGGCAGGACGCAGG GCGGCCGAGCAGCCaaggcagcagggacagcagagGGACGCACGGACGCACAGACGAGGCCCGGCAGCGAGCTCCCAGCAGCCAGCGGCTGAAGCCGCTCTCGGCAGAGTCCACGTGCAAAGCCGGACTCTGCCTCTCGCTCCCGGCTGAGGGCTTGGTGCTCAACCCCGCCGAGCCAAGGGGGAGAGGCAGACCATGCCCCCGCTCCTCTCACCGCGCCGGTGGCTACCGCAAATAA